The Bombus fervidus isolate BK054 chromosome 1, iyBomFerv1, whole genome shotgun sequence genome includes a window with the following:
- the LOC139990617 gene encoding protein expanded isoform X2 translates to MRGSGVTAARSCLQPLVSASRYLAVQVLPGDPLYFVVEAKSRVKEVYAQTCMLLGQQGMRDCELFGLAILSDGEYLFVDPENKLSKYAPKNWRSSHTYGLDSSGRPAFVLYFRIRYYVDTPLLLSDETTRHHYYLQLRDNVVRHGGGVENLHPHHPLHEPSIVTPLLTLAGLALQADLGDYSEERHRPHAGSVGYCKPTDYLPPHMCLESNVLAVLAAQHRDNRGLSREEAELQYIREAVLLEAPLNAHLYRLRRSKNEAGPGRILLAICARGVRVYAEEETPRVFAWNNIGKLCFDRKKFEIRAVDQPDKLTLYSGCDDKSKLLLGLCRDTHQFSMAIAPRVNEAKRREEEERKVLRDCYMYPARCKLSLTARGARGDQRISVISSTSSNTTSGIVSDRVHSEDEPDTAPASTECLPRLTENTSYSGIQCGVVNGSNANVEDRSMPSSPVSTVDDSTPTTAALRLTSNAATAAEGSQCSSSCSTVVVVNAPAGGPPRMRRTSATSSLELGYSHTAQNSAVSSETASFPGAIYDRCKKGGKYAGTDIASETSGVYTLRSSEMQDERMGDLYSPTGDANGSSTASDVCALSSVQSTTDEASVTSGFYTIHSGLRSETSDVYTEDVGTEDQEPIYSVCKGDEDVSNVVSTMTGALDQQLEDSRSRSNSILSAGSFRGDGSDPSSVGPLLSADELSDLIVGRYPPRKTISNSMDSDCDYVTMPPPPPPPRTDSDRQLPPPPPYPVSMDYATINSPRPNISDIEREPPPPPPYNATRGEFVPLPPRRTDPPPPPPYTSPRERIQIPPPTPPRNDAVTPREPPPPPPYPEVSEVTRQEAISKLYPTTSEEIVSRVTSTKIQTGLANSKMNATLTASKTINANQVNVNDVASVAPKPPPRIQPPTYPGDKMKPTPVHAPVAALVVGPNNYLDVHASRGGPVLLPYLTPPPPPPPPPPPMVHPRQPPPPPPSLATVYTSQVARSQIEQYKQQLYSDVDYVMFPLKDPAVSKQEYIDAKQGSLLAAMAAYPPPPYPSFNNKSLVMYRSTPYLPGSSFSSPTKYASNQNLSSSDTSSNNYLPHSNLSSHYAASTSSLYSGATCSSAGSQSLRREPPAPAHPHTLHAFSRTRSDENILKCFDSPSSTKLQSLPQLKHRRLPPPPPPPPYEIQNLEKNQPLPSASSSSSSPKKTSKATTMEEREEGKEDGMLDIRTLREKSRNLDLPLISALCNDRYLLKQTKAFVMPKHPAETTSSTSTKNGARSSNGGTSSRNKYPVSGLSTTQITKPPRKSSTSTHKHPAEVKGNAYKVTNSTGMSAVKKDSTRASHS, encoded by the exons GGCTTAGACAGCAGCGGCAGACCAGCTTTCGTCCTCTACTTTCGCATTCGCTACTACGTCGACACACCATTGCTCCTAAG CGATGAAACGACGCGCCACCACTATTACCTGCAACTGCGCGACAATGTTGTCAGGCATGGCGGTGGGGTGGAGAACCTCCATCCTCACCATCCCTTACACGAACCATCTATCGTTACGCCCTTGCTCACACTCGCGGGTCTTGCCCTACAAGCCGATCTTGGCGATTACTCCGAAGAACGACATAGGCCACACGCAGGATCTGTGGGATACTGCAAGCCCACGGACTACCTTCCGCCACAC ATGTGCCTCGAGTCAAATGTGCTCGCTGTGCTTGCGGCACAGCACAGGGACAACCGAGGTTTGTCGAGGGAGGAGGCAGAACTGCAATACATCCGGGAGGCGGTGCTGCTGGAGGCGCCGCTCAACGCTCACCTCTATCGGTTACGAAGAAGCAAGAACGAGGCAGGTCCGGGACGCATACTCCTTGCGATTTGCGCTCGCGGGGTGCGAGTCTACGCTGAGGAGGAAACACCGCGTGTCTTCGCCTGGAACAACATCGGCAAACTTTGCTTCGAC CGCAAGAAGTTTGAGATACGCGCAGTCGATCAGCCGGACAAGCTCACCCTTTACAGTGGATGCGATGATAAAAGCAAATTGCTTCTGGGACTCTGTCGAGATACCCATCAGTTCTCCATGGCCATAGCACCTAGAGTAAATGAAGCGAAGAGGCGAGAAGAGGAAG AGAGGAAAGTACTTCGCGACTGTTACATGTATCCTGCCCGGTGCAAGCTGAGTTTAACAGCACGTGGGGCGCGCGGTGACCAACGAATTTCTGTTATCTCGAGCACGTCGTCCAACACGACTTCTGGAATTGTCAGCGACCGGGTACACAGCGAGGATGAACCAGACACGGCGCCCGCCTCGACCGAATGTTTGCCACGTCTTACTGAAAATACTTCATACTCTGGTATTCAGTGCGGTGTTGTCAACGGCTCGAATGCAAACGTCGAGGATCGTTCCATGCCGTCCTCTCCAGTCTCCACCGTGGATG ACAGCACTCCTACAACGGCTGCATTGCGATTGACATCGAACGCGGCCACGGCGGCTGAGGGGTCACAATGTAGCAGCAGCTGCAGCACGGTCGTGGTTGTGAATGCACCTGCTGGTGGACCGCCGCGAATGCGGCGTACATCCGCGACTTCCAGTCTGGAACTCGGTTATTCGCATACGGCACAGAATTCAGCGGTTTCGTCAGAAACTGCTAGCTTTCCTGGCGCCATTTACGACAGGTGCAAAAAAGGTGGCAAATACGCGG GTACTGACATTGCTAGTGAAACTAGTGGGGTATATACCCTCAGAAGTAGTGAGATGCAGGATGAAAGAATGGGAGATTTATATTCACCTACCGGTGACGCCAACGGATCTTCTACAGCGAGCGACGTGTGTGCCTTAAGTTCTGTTCAGTCTACGACTGACGAGGCTTCTGTAACATCTGGTTTTTATACCATACACAGCGGTCTTAGATCCGAGACAAGCGACGTGTATACAGAAGACGTTGGTACCGAAGATCAGGAACCTATTTACAGCGTCTGCAAAGGTGATGAGGACGTTAGTAACGTTGTTTCTACCATGACGGGAGCTCTGGATCAGCAACTCGAAGATTCTAGATCACGCAGTAATAGCATACTAAGCGCAGGAAGCTTCAGAGGCGATGGTAGTGACCCTTCCAGCGTTGGACCTCTTTTGTCAGCCGACGAACTTTCGGATTTAATAGTTGGACGTTATCCTCCTCGAAAGACCATTAGCAATTCCATGGACTCTGATTGCGACTACGTTACTATGCCCCCACCACCTCCGCCACCAAGAACCGATAGCGACAGACAACTTCCTCCACCTCCTCCTTACCCAGTAAGCATGGACTACGCAACGATAAACTCGCCGCGACCCAATATATCCGACATCGAAAGGGAACCTCCGCCTCCACCACCATATAACGCTACTCGCGGCGAGTTCGTACCTCTGCCACCACGTAGAACTGAtccaccaccaccgccacctTACACTTCACCCAGGGAAAGAATTCAGATACCACCGCCTACGCCTCCAAGAAACGACGCGGTTACACCCAGAGAACCACCACCTCCACCGCCTTATCCCGAGGTTTCGGAGGTCACTCGACAGGAAGCAATTTCCAAATTGTATCCAACGACGAGCGAAGAAATTGTATCGAGGGTGACATCCACGAAAATACAAACGGGTCTAGCAAACAGCAAGATGAACGCCACTTTGACTGCTTCGAAGACCATCAACGCCAATCAAGTCAATGTTAATGACGTTGCTTCGGTTGCCCCGAAACCACCACCTAGAATTCAACCACCCACTTATCCCGGTGACAAAATGAAACCTACGCCAGTTCACGCCCCCGTAGCGGCTCTTGTCGTTGGACCGAATAATTACTTGGACGTACACGCTTCACGAGGTGGTCCGGTTTTGTTGCCTTACTTAACACCACCGCCGCCCCCGCCACCCCCTCCACCGCCAATGGTTCATCCCAGACAACCTCCACCGCCACCACCCAGCTTAGCTACCGTTTACACGAGTCAAGTTGCGAGGTCGCAGATCGAACAATATAAGCAGCAACTGTATTCGGATGTCGATTACGTGATGTTTCCTCTAAAAGATCCCGCGGTGTCGAAGCAAGAATACATCGACGCGAAACAGGGTTCGCTTCTGGCGGCCATGGCTGCCTATCCTCCTCCTCCTTATCCttcttttaacaataaatCGTTAGTAATGTATCGTAGCACACCATACCTTCCTGGTTCCTCGTTCTCATCACCCACGAAATACGCTTCGAATCAAAACCTTAGTAGCAGCGACACAAGTTCTAACAATTACTTACCGCATAGTAATCTGAGTAGCCATTACGCTGCTAGTACAAGCTCGCTATATAGTGGAGCTACTTGTTCGTCGGCAGGCAGTCAGAGTCTTAGACGCGAACCACCAGCCCCAGCTCACCCCCACACGCTCCACGCGTTCTCTAGAACGAGAAGCGACGAGAACATTTTGAAGTGTTTCGATTCGCCTTCCAGTACCAAGCTGCAGTCTCTGCCGCAATTGAAGCATCGTCGACTTCCGCCACCTCCGCCACCACCACCTTACGAAATACAG AACCTCGAAAAGAATCAACCACTTCCATCCGCCTCTTCGTCGTCTTCTTCCCCGAAGAAGACGTCGAAAGCAACCACGATGGAAGAGcgcgaagaaggaaaagaagacgGAATGTTGGACATTCGGACGCTTCGCGAGAAGAGTCGTAACTTGGACTTGCCGCTGATATCGGCGTTGTGTAACGATCGGTATTTATTGAAGCAGACGAAAGCGTTCGTGATGCCAAAGCATCCTGCTGAGACGACTTCTTCAACGTCTACGAAGAACGGTGCGAGAAGTAGCAATGGTGGAACATCCAGCAGAAATAAATACCCGGTCAGCGGTCTTTCTACGACGCAGATCACCAAACCCCCGAGGAAATCATCGACGAGTACTCACAAACACCCCGCCGAGGTGAAGGGCAACGCTTACAAGGTGACGAATTCGACAGGCATGTCGGCCGTCAAAAAGGATTCTACGAGGGCGTCGCATTCGTAA
- the LOC139990617 gene encoding protein expanded isoform X1 → MRGSGVTAARSCLQPLVSASRYLAVQVLPGDPLYFVVEAKSRVKEVYAQTCMLLGQQGMRDCELFGLAILSDGEYLFVDPENKLSKYAPKNWRSSHTYGLDSSGRPAFVLYFRIRYYVDTPLLLSDETTRHHYYLQLRDNVVRHGGGVENLHPHHPLHEPSIVTPLLTLAGLALQADLGDYSEERHRPHAGSVGYCKPTDYLPPHMCLESNVLAVLAAQHRDNRGLSREEAELQYIREAVLLEAPLNAHLYRLRRSKNEAGPGRILLAICARGVRVYAEEETPRVFAWNNIGKLCFDRKKFEIRAVDQPDKLTLYSGCDDKSKLLLGLCRDTHQFSMAIAPRVNEAKRREEEERKVLRDCYMYPARCKLSLTARGARGDQRISVISSTSSNTTSGIVSDRVHSEDEPDTAPASTECLPRLTENTSYSGIQCGVVNGSNANVEDRSMPSSPVSTVDEVDGTDSTPTTAALRLTSNAATAAEGSQCSSSCSTVVVVNAPAGGPPRMRRTSATSSLELGYSHTAQNSAVSSETASFPGAIYDRCKKGGKYAGTDIASETSGVYTLRSSEMQDERMGDLYSPTGDANGSSTASDVCALSSVQSTTDEASVTSGFYTIHSGLRSETSDVYTEDVGTEDQEPIYSVCKGDEDVSNVVSTMTGALDQQLEDSRSRSNSILSAGSFRGDGSDPSSVGPLLSADELSDLIVGRYPPRKTISNSMDSDCDYVTMPPPPPPPRTDSDRQLPPPPPYPVSMDYATINSPRPNISDIEREPPPPPPYNATRGEFVPLPPRRTDPPPPPPYTSPRERIQIPPPTPPRNDAVTPREPPPPPPYPEVSEVTRQEAISKLYPTTSEEIVSRVTSTKIQTGLANSKMNATLTASKTINANQVNVNDVASVAPKPPPRIQPPTYPGDKMKPTPVHAPVAALVVGPNNYLDVHASRGGPVLLPYLTPPPPPPPPPPPMVHPRQPPPPPPSLATVYTSQVARSQIEQYKQQLYSDVDYVMFPLKDPAVSKQEYIDAKQGSLLAAMAAYPPPPYPSFNNKSLVMYRSTPYLPGSSFSSPTKYASNQNLSSSDTSSNNYLPHSNLSSHYAASTSSLYSGATCSSAGSQSLRREPPAPAHPHTLHAFSRTRSDENILKCFDSPSSTKLQSLPQLKHRRLPPPPPPPPYEIQNLEKNQPLPSASSSSSSPKKTSKATTMEEREEGKEDGMLDIRTLREKSRNLDLPLISALCNDRYLLKQTKAFVMPKHPAETTSSTSTKNGARSSNGGTSSRNKYPVSGLSTTQITKPPRKSSTSTHKHPAEVKGNAYKVTNSTGMSAVKKDSTRASHS, encoded by the exons GGCTTAGACAGCAGCGGCAGACCAGCTTTCGTCCTCTACTTTCGCATTCGCTACTACGTCGACACACCATTGCTCCTAAG CGATGAAACGACGCGCCACCACTATTACCTGCAACTGCGCGACAATGTTGTCAGGCATGGCGGTGGGGTGGAGAACCTCCATCCTCACCATCCCTTACACGAACCATCTATCGTTACGCCCTTGCTCACACTCGCGGGTCTTGCCCTACAAGCCGATCTTGGCGATTACTCCGAAGAACGACATAGGCCACACGCAGGATCTGTGGGATACTGCAAGCCCACGGACTACCTTCCGCCACAC ATGTGCCTCGAGTCAAATGTGCTCGCTGTGCTTGCGGCACAGCACAGGGACAACCGAGGTTTGTCGAGGGAGGAGGCAGAACTGCAATACATCCGGGAGGCGGTGCTGCTGGAGGCGCCGCTCAACGCTCACCTCTATCGGTTACGAAGAAGCAAGAACGAGGCAGGTCCGGGACGCATACTCCTTGCGATTTGCGCTCGCGGGGTGCGAGTCTACGCTGAGGAGGAAACACCGCGTGTCTTCGCCTGGAACAACATCGGCAAACTTTGCTTCGAC CGCAAGAAGTTTGAGATACGCGCAGTCGATCAGCCGGACAAGCTCACCCTTTACAGTGGATGCGATGATAAAAGCAAATTGCTTCTGGGACTCTGTCGAGATACCCATCAGTTCTCCATGGCCATAGCACCTAGAGTAAATGAAGCGAAGAGGCGAGAAGAGGAAG AGAGGAAAGTACTTCGCGACTGTTACATGTATCCTGCCCGGTGCAAGCTGAGTTTAACAGCACGTGGGGCGCGCGGTGACCAACGAATTTCTGTTATCTCGAGCACGTCGTCCAACACGACTTCTGGAATTGTCAGCGACCGGGTACACAGCGAGGATGAACCAGACACGGCGCCCGCCTCGACCGAATGTTTGCCACGTCTTACTGAAAATACTTCATACTCTGGTATTCAGTGCGGTGTTGTCAACGGCTCGAATGCAAACGTCGAGGATCGTTCCATGCCGTCCTCTCCAGTCTCCACCGTGGATG AAGTTGATGGTACAGACAGCACTCCTACAACGGCTGCATTGCGATTGACATCGAACGCGGCCACGGCGGCTGAGGGGTCACAATGTAGCAGCAGCTGCAGCACGGTCGTGGTTGTGAATGCACCTGCTGGTGGACCGCCGCGAATGCGGCGTACATCCGCGACTTCCAGTCTGGAACTCGGTTATTCGCATACGGCACAGAATTCAGCGGTTTCGTCAGAAACTGCTAGCTTTCCTGGCGCCATTTACGACAGGTGCAAAAAAGGTGGCAAATACGCGG GTACTGACATTGCTAGTGAAACTAGTGGGGTATATACCCTCAGAAGTAGTGAGATGCAGGATGAAAGAATGGGAGATTTATATTCACCTACCGGTGACGCCAACGGATCTTCTACAGCGAGCGACGTGTGTGCCTTAAGTTCTGTTCAGTCTACGACTGACGAGGCTTCTGTAACATCTGGTTTTTATACCATACACAGCGGTCTTAGATCCGAGACAAGCGACGTGTATACAGAAGACGTTGGTACCGAAGATCAGGAACCTATTTACAGCGTCTGCAAAGGTGATGAGGACGTTAGTAACGTTGTTTCTACCATGACGGGAGCTCTGGATCAGCAACTCGAAGATTCTAGATCACGCAGTAATAGCATACTAAGCGCAGGAAGCTTCAGAGGCGATGGTAGTGACCCTTCCAGCGTTGGACCTCTTTTGTCAGCCGACGAACTTTCGGATTTAATAGTTGGACGTTATCCTCCTCGAAAGACCATTAGCAATTCCATGGACTCTGATTGCGACTACGTTACTATGCCCCCACCACCTCCGCCACCAAGAACCGATAGCGACAGACAACTTCCTCCACCTCCTCCTTACCCAGTAAGCATGGACTACGCAACGATAAACTCGCCGCGACCCAATATATCCGACATCGAAAGGGAACCTCCGCCTCCACCACCATATAACGCTACTCGCGGCGAGTTCGTACCTCTGCCACCACGTAGAACTGAtccaccaccaccgccacctTACACTTCACCCAGGGAAAGAATTCAGATACCACCGCCTACGCCTCCAAGAAACGACGCGGTTACACCCAGAGAACCACCACCTCCACCGCCTTATCCCGAGGTTTCGGAGGTCACTCGACAGGAAGCAATTTCCAAATTGTATCCAACGACGAGCGAAGAAATTGTATCGAGGGTGACATCCACGAAAATACAAACGGGTCTAGCAAACAGCAAGATGAACGCCACTTTGACTGCTTCGAAGACCATCAACGCCAATCAAGTCAATGTTAATGACGTTGCTTCGGTTGCCCCGAAACCACCACCTAGAATTCAACCACCCACTTATCCCGGTGACAAAATGAAACCTACGCCAGTTCACGCCCCCGTAGCGGCTCTTGTCGTTGGACCGAATAATTACTTGGACGTACACGCTTCACGAGGTGGTCCGGTTTTGTTGCCTTACTTAACACCACCGCCGCCCCCGCCACCCCCTCCACCGCCAATGGTTCATCCCAGACAACCTCCACCGCCACCACCCAGCTTAGCTACCGTTTACACGAGTCAAGTTGCGAGGTCGCAGATCGAACAATATAAGCAGCAACTGTATTCGGATGTCGATTACGTGATGTTTCCTCTAAAAGATCCCGCGGTGTCGAAGCAAGAATACATCGACGCGAAACAGGGTTCGCTTCTGGCGGCCATGGCTGCCTATCCTCCTCCTCCTTATCCttcttttaacaataaatCGTTAGTAATGTATCGTAGCACACCATACCTTCCTGGTTCCTCGTTCTCATCACCCACGAAATACGCTTCGAATCAAAACCTTAGTAGCAGCGACACAAGTTCTAACAATTACTTACCGCATAGTAATCTGAGTAGCCATTACGCTGCTAGTACAAGCTCGCTATATAGTGGAGCTACTTGTTCGTCGGCAGGCAGTCAGAGTCTTAGACGCGAACCACCAGCCCCAGCTCACCCCCACACGCTCCACGCGTTCTCTAGAACGAGAAGCGACGAGAACATTTTGAAGTGTTTCGATTCGCCTTCCAGTACCAAGCTGCAGTCTCTGCCGCAATTGAAGCATCGTCGACTTCCGCCACCTCCGCCACCACCACCTTACGAAATACAG AACCTCGAAAAGAATCAACCACTTCCATCCGCCTCTTCGTCGTCTTCTTCCCCGAAGAAGACGTCGAAAGCAACCACGATGGAAGAGcgcgaagaaggaaaagaagacgGAATGTTGGACATTCGGACGCTTCGCGAGAAGAGTCGTAACTTGGACTTGCCGCTGATATCGGCGTTGTGTAACGATCGGTATTTATTGAAGCAGACGAAAGCGTTCGTGATGCCAAAGCATCCTGCTGAGACGACTTCTTCAACGTCTACGAAGAACGGTGCGAGAAGTAGCAATGGTGGAACATCCAGCAGAAATAAATACCCGGTCAGCGGTCTTTCTACGACGCAGATCACCAAACCCCCGAGGAAATCATCGACGAGTACTCACAAACACCCCGCCGAGGTGAAGGGCAACGCTTACAAGGTGACGAATTCGACAGGCATGTCGGCCGTCAAAAAGGATTCTACGAGGGCGTCGCATTCGTAA